A section of the Asticcacaulis sp. EMRT-3 genome encodes:
- a CDS encoding ABC-three component system protein has protein sequence MSNGSPKFSAAPSAAGYFYQARLALALCIPHVNKGTNIEVAIERLDDISFSANYTPLELLQVKHHIDRVGSLTDSSPDLWKTLRIWAEAITNNPSLPSRTRLVLVTTGVAPDESVASLLRPQAAYPAGVKRDPKSAADRLSKVAETSTNLALKPAFAAFLALTEPMRASLLSVVEVVDRQEVLANLDEVLEDLLRLSAPNGKAAEARERLEGWWWPRVCSSLASAQASPIAIAELEAKLDDIRDMLKRDALVADLEFAVPSDNDVEQYEGFHFVRQLKAIGIGGNRIGYAKRDYYRAFAQRSKWTREHVVLDGELENFEAVLIEEWEPRFSAMCDANAIAEATDPVLRQAGQQIYQWVEAEARFPLRSYTSRFLSVGSYHMLANDLRVGWHRDYSTLCLAEE, from the coding sequence TTGAGCAATGGCAGCCCGAAATTCAGTGCAGCCCCTTCGGCTGCGGGATACTTTTATCAAGCGCGCTTGGCGCTAGCATTGTGTATTCCGCACGTGAACAAGGGCACAAATATTGAAGTCGCTATTGAGCGACTTGACGATATATCATTCTCGGCTAATTACACCCCACTAGAACTGTTACAAGTTAAGCATCATATCGACAGGGTTGGGAGCTTGACCGATTCAAGCCCTGACCTATGGAAAACACTTCGTATCTGGGCGGAAGCCATAACTAATAATCCGTCTCTACCTTCGAGAACACGACTTGTTCTCGTGACAACAGGGGTGGCTCCAGATGAGTCGGTGGCTTCTTTGTTACGTCCGCAAGCAGCATATCCTGCCGGTGTGAAACGTGATCCAAAATCGGCGGCTGATAGGCTCTCTAAAGTCGCAGAGACGTCAACAAATCTGGCTTTAAAGCCTGCCTTTGCGGCTTTCTTGGCCTTAACTGAGCCCATGCGTGCATCGCTTTTGAGTGTAGTCGAGGTTGTTGATCGTCAGGAGGTTCTCGCAAATCTTGATGAAGTTTTGGAAGATTTGCTGAGACTAAGCGCGCCAAACGGAAAAGCCGCCGAAGCCCGTGAGCGTTTGGAAGGTTGGTGGTGGCCGCGTGTTTGTAGTTCATTAGCGAGCGCCCAAGCGTCACCAATTGCTATCGCGGAGCTTGAGGCAAAATTGGACGATATCCGGGATATGCTGAAGAGAGATGCGTTAGTCGCAGATCTCGAATTTGCCGTGCCCTCAGATAACGATGTAGAGCAATATGAGGGTTTTCACTTCGTTAGACAACTAAAGGCTATAGGCATTGGTGGCAATCGTATTGGTTACGCGAAAAGGGATTACTACCGTGCCTTCGCCCAGAGATCAAAATGGACGAGAGAGCATGTCGTGTTGGATGGCGAACTCGAAAATTTTGAGGCTGTTTTAATTGAAGAGTGGGAGCCTCGATTTAGCGCGATGTGCGATGCCAATGCAATCGCTGAGGCAACTGATCCAGTGCTGCGCCAAGCTGGGCAACAGATTTACCAATGGGTTGAAGCTGAGGCGCGCTTCCCGCTGCGATCATATACATCACGTTTTCTCAGTGTGGGTTCCTACCATATGTTGGCAAATGATCTTCGGGTAGGCTGGCATCGCGATTATTCAACTCTCTGTTTGGCAGAGGAATAG
- a CDS encoding antirestriction protein ArdA encodes MPTLYAQPYDTSAIGFYFDSEADYLAKSAGLRNAYGQLVEEFEIQFIQGEGLDCHLFGALGIHQGSVGGYFDAVEIWSADDKIRVIIAIGEAGYSFDLGSDSPDKFEVDLYACESLRDLAIQFVDDGLFGDIPDSIQNYLDYDSMARDLSIDYGQVTIDGAPYIYRCA; translated from the coding sequence ATGCCCACTCTTTACGCCCAACCCTACGACACATCCGCTATCGGCTTCTATTTTGACAGTGAGGCGGATTATCTCGCCAAGTCTGCAGGACTTAGAAACGCCTACGGCCAGTTGGTCGAGGAATTTGAAATCCAATTTATCCAGGGTGAAGGCCTGGACTGTCACCTGTTTGGGGCGCTCGGCATCCATCAAGGTAGCGTTGGCGGGTATTTTGATGCGGTGGAAATTTGGAGCGCCGATGACAAAATCAGGGTCATTATTGCCATTGGCGAGGCGGGTTACAGCTTTGACCTCGGTAGCGACAGCCCGGACAAGTTCGAGGTGGACCTGTACGCCTGCGAATCGCTCCGCGACCTGGCCATACAGTTTGTCGATGACGGCCTATTTGGTGACATCCCCGACAGCATCCAAAACTATCTCGATTATGATTCTATGGCCCGAGATTTGAGCATCGACTACGGCCAAGTTACCATCGATGGCGCGCCTTATATCTACCGCTGCGCCTGA
- a CDS encoding three component ABC system middle component: protein MGTVHTHWDLVWRERPPEEAAFFNPAFCGEMLFRTVKEYTRVTETAFPLAISFIILPLLLHPASRHSLPRKSNTAFSGWSADHDAILAQIPDRMSRLRSVTRESLLFLAQMKVIDISGDGVKLGSNPLKLSAKPQITTKEVDDIRSAAGLLGRWFASQAKPAMVLQSMGVRI from the coding sequence ATGGGGACGGTGCACACACATTGGGACTTGGTTTGGCGTGAAAGACCGCCTGAGGAAGCTGCATTCTTCAACCCTGCTTTTTGTGGCGAGATGTTATTTCGTACGGTCAAAGAATACACCCGAGTGACCGAGACGGCTTTCCCATTGGCAATTTCATTCATTATTTTGCCTCTTTTGTTGCATCCAGCGTCACGACACTCCTTGCCTAGAAAGTCAAATACGGCATTTAGCGGCTGGTCGGCGGATCATGACGCTATCCTTGCTCAAATTCCGGACCGAATGTCGCGCCTTAGGTCTGTTACACGTGAATCTTTGCTATTTTTGGCTCAAATGAAGGTGATTGACATATCTGGCGATGGGGTAAAGCTTGGTAGTAACCCGCTAAAATTATCCGCTAAACCCCAAATTACGACCAAAGAAGTTGACGATATCAGAAGTGCGGCAGGCTTGCTGGGCCGTTGGTTTGCCAGTCAAGCCAAGCCAGCAATGGTACTTCAAAGTATGGGGGTAAGAATATGA
- a CDS encoding DUF3732 domain-containing protein, producing MTFQIRAIAVYSKEGECRDIRFELNTLNIVTGASKTGKSALLDIVDYCWGRSECTIAEGEIRRGVSWFVVLFDRDGEGILIARRNPGPAGKASEDIYFERGVEDLPTSSNLFAKNITVDGLRSHLSSLLGIAENLLTPEIGATRKPLEASSSQAIFFCLQAQDEIANRRLLFHRQGEQFIPQAIKDSLPYFVGAMGEDYFLKQKRYDDARARLRRLEREFTEMRALAQEAEGTTRSLFQEAKRVGLLAPEASADSPEAIRRMLSEAAAPKSLSYANIDDPSADLSDLEERRRRLRAELQELREEIKELGKLARDTSDFENEAKEQQARLASIGLLKPEDAIHNVCPVCDSQLRTPVPSVDEIHRSFEGLERQLASVRKDNPRLQSRIAELETQMTAREEEMKGVQQDITSRIADNERLRIEQDQFTEQARVSGRIGYYLDSVKSISSDDGIRVEIARLRAEVSELERALDQEAMEERLTTALSLVGRDITTYAVQLGLEHGDNQLRLDRKNLTVVADTVDGPLSLSQIGSGENWVGYHVAAHLAIHKLFRAKTRPIPAFLMFDQPSQAHYPPERDVGQITGEDEDQLAVTRLYKLLWDYVHQPEAKTQIIVTDHVELLQDWFLSSITQRWRDGIKLVPVAWLRQN from the coding sequence ATGACTTTCCAAATTCGGGCGATTGCGGTCTATTCCAAGGAAGGTGAATGCCGTGATATTCGATTTGAGCTTAACACGCTTAATATCGTAACCGGCGCGTCCAAAACTGGCAAATCAGCGCTGTTAGATATAGTCGATTATTGCTGGGGTCGCTCTGAATGCACAATTGCTGAGGGCGAGATTCGGCGTGGCGTCTCATGGTTCGTCGTATTATTCGATCGGGATGGCGAAGGTATCTTAATTGCACGGCGGAATCCTGGTCCAGCAGGTAAGGCAAGTGAAGATATTTATTTTGAGCGTGGTGTCGAAGATTTGCCGACAAGCTCTAACCTGTTCGCCAAAAACATAACTGTAGATGGTCTGCGATCTCACCTATCTTCGTTACTTGGTATTGCCGAAAATTTGCTAACACCTGAAATCGGGGCAACTCGAAAACCTTTAGAGGCTTCTTCCAGTCAGGCCATTTTCTTCTGCCTCCAAGCACAGGATGAAATTGCCAATCGTCGGCTCCTGTTTCATCGTCAGGGCGAACAATTTATTCCGCAGGCAATAAAAGATTCCTTACCCTATTTTGTTGGAGCGATGGGAGAAGACTATTTTCTTAAGCAGAAGAGATATGATGATGCTCGGGCTCGCTTGCGTCGGCTTGAACGCGAATTCACTGAAATGCGGGCATTAGCACAAGAGGCAGAGGGGACAACTCGTAGTCTCTTTCAGGAAGCAAAGCGGGTTGGCCTTTTAGCTCCCGAAGCTTCCGCAGATTCCCCCGAAGCCATTCGAAGGATGCTATCGGAGGCGGCGGCCCCTAAGTCACTTAGTTATGCTAATATCGATGATCCATCGGCCGATTTAAGCGACTTAGAAGAACGCCGGCGCCGTTTGCGCGCGGAATTGCAAGAACTGCGTGAGGAAATTAAAGAGTTGGGTAAGCTAGCCCGAGACACATCTGATTTTGAAAATGAAGCAAAGGAACAGCAGGCGAGGCTCGCTTCTATAGGCTTACTGAAGCCTGAGGATGCTATTCATAACGTTTGCCCAGTATGCGACAGCCAGCTTCGGACACCGGTTCCTTCAGTTGATGAAATTCATCGCTCGTTTGAGGGCCTTGAAAGGCAGCTTGCTTCGGTAAGGAAAGACAATCCTCGTCTTCAAAGTCGGATTGCTGAACTTGAAACACAGATGACGGCCAGAGAAGAGGAAATGAAAGGTGTGCAACAGGACATAACCTCCCGCATTGCCGACAACGAGAGACTTAGAATTGAGCAGGATCAGTTTACTGAACAGGCCCGCGTTTCGGGAAGAATCGGGTATTATTTGGACAGCGTTAAGTCGATCTCGTCTGATGACGGAATTCGCGTAGAAATTGCACGCTTGCGTGCAGAAGTATCAGAACTGGAACGCGCACTTGATCAAGAAGCTATGGAAGAGCGTCTCACCACTGCGCTGAGCTTGGTTGGACGCGATATTACCACCTACGCCGTTCAACTAGGTTTAGAGCATGGCGACAATCAACTGCGCCTTGACCGCAAAAACCTTACTGTAGTTGCTGATACCGTAGATGGCCCGCTATCATTATCTCAAATTGGCAGTGGTGAAAACTGGGTTGGCTATCATGTTGCTGCTCACCTTGCTATCCATAAGCTGTTTAGGGCCAAGACAAGGCCCATACCAGCGTTTCTCATGTTTGATCAGCCATCGCAGGCTCACTATCCTCCTGAGCGTGATGTTGGTCAGATTACAGGGGAGGATGAAGATCAGTTGGCTGTAACCCGGCTGTATAAGCTACTTTGGGATTACGTGCATCAACCAGAGGCTAAAACGCAAATTATTGTCACCGACCACGTTGAGCTATTACAGGACTGGTTCCTAAGTTCGATAACGCAGCGGTGGCGTGATGGCATCAAACTGGTCCCGGTTGCTTGGCTTAGGCAAAACTAG